One Rhododendron vialii isolate Sample 1 chromosome 2a, ASM3025357v1 genomic region harbors:
- the LOC131313424 gene encoding protein E6-like, which yields MALTAKHLSLLFFLSLLSSHPAHARDLPQSFSKFTNTPTTTTTTTTNAKETVVVPNKEQEPSFLPDTQTGYGLYGHESGQLPPAATTVNAKTPADAAYTATKTTNDAPYTATTTTNTNNNPYSYYDKEANYVTDPEGMSDTRFMDSTAATENDPYKEAYVTKPQGYTTTNNNYYNTQTQGLSDTSLVDRSYTTANAATTTPANNYYNNGANNNYYNPENKGSATTTPANNYYNNGANNNYYNSENKGLSDTRLVDRSYTTTTTANTAANNYNNNGANSYYNTERQGMSDTRFVENGKYYYHVPRGSYGYENEREANYNNEGQRYYGNNENSYMAGYQNQGQFQGNEEEYVP from the exons ATGGCTCTCACTGCCAAACATCTCTCACTcctctttttcctctctctcttatccTCTCACCCAGCCCATGCTAGAGATCTGCCCCAGTCTTTCAGTAAATTCACAAATACCCccactactaccaccaccaccaccaccaatgcCAAAGAAACAGTAGTAGTCCCTAACAAGGAACAAGAGCCAAGCTTCCTCCCAGACACCCAAACTGGCTATGGCCTTTACGGGCATGAGTCCGGTCAGCTTCCACCCGCTGCCACCACCGTCAACGCAAAAACTCCCGCCGATGCTGCCTACACCGCCACCAAAACCACCAATGATGCACCCtacaccgccaccaccaccaccaacactaaCAACAACCCCTACTCTTATTACGACAAGGAAGCTAATTATGTGACTGACCCAGAAGGCATGAGTGACACCAG GTTCATGGACTCCACTGCCGCCACCGAAAACGATCCCTACAAAGAGGCTTATGTGACTAAGCCACAAGGCTACACCACCACCAATAACAACTACTACAACACTCAAACACAAGGGTTGAGTGACACAAGCCTCGTTGACCGCAGCTACACCACCGCTaatgccgccaccaccaccccgGCCAACAACTACTACAACAATGGAGCCAACAACAATTATTACAACCCTGAAAACAAAGGGTCCGCCACCACCACCCCGGCCAACAACTACTACAACAATGGAGCCAACAACAATTATTACAACTCTGAAAACAAAGGGTTGAGTGACACAAGGCTTGTCGACCGCagctacaccaccaccaccaccgctaaCACCGCGGCCaacaactacaacaacaatGGAGCCAACAGCTACTACAATACCGAGAGACAAGGAATGAGTGACACAAGGTTTGTAGAGAATGGGAAGTATTATTATCATGTTCCTAGAGGCAGTTATGGGTATGAAAACGAAAGAGAGGCAAATTACAATAACGAGGGCCAGAGGTATTATGGGAACAATGAGAACTCATACATGGCAGGGTACCAGAACCAAGGGCAGTTCCAGGGGAATGAAGAAGAGTATGTGCCCTGA
- the LOC131315944 gene encoding uncharacterized protein LOC131315944: protein MEVTTWEQKLQALTHILTHPTTSPSLHSQLFISTQIPCYLSWDYPPLLCSKSPTLYWKWAFSLFLKRVSRLGLPPTSWRSKCPYQLPPPLVLAKGVDEADWSDEKKREYVRRRLRRKPLGIYVHPLIQVLVPNLLALCVFFWIPD from the coding sequence ATGGAGGTAACAACATGGGAGCAAAAACTCCAAGCCCTAACCCACATCCTAACCCACCCAACAACCTCACCATCCCTCCACTCCCAACTCTTCATATCCACACAAATCCCCTGTTACCTGAGCTGGGACTACCCACCTCTCCTCTGCTCCAAATCCCCTACCCTCTACTGGAAATgggctttctctctcttcctcaaaAGGGTCTCAAGATTAGGGCTCCCTCCCACCTCTTGGAGGTCCAAGTGCCCTTACCAACTGCCCCCTCCATTGGTTCTTGCCAAAGGAGTGGATGAAGCTGACTGGAGTgatgagaagaagagagagtatGTTAGAAGGAGGTTGAGGAGGAAACCCCTTGGTATTTATGTTCATCCTTTGATTCAAGTTTTGGTCCCGAATCTCTTGGCTTTGTGTGTCTTTTTTTGGATTCCCGATTGA